From the genome of Podospora pseudoanserina strain CBS 124.78 chromosome 7 map unlocalized CBS124.78p_7.2, whole genome shotgun sequence, one region includes:
- a CDS encoding uncharacterized protein (EggNog:ENOG503Q3WX; COG:S) has translation MSVASKNLFAILGNDEEPPIPPPVKTVEKTSTHTAKRNTDGVAPSKGPAPAGGNRRNAATGNEAAFRDRNAGRDSNRGKPTDEVRGGRRGGFRGKRPEGDRHPHKAAPHGGSAKTAEQAWGGEDGEKALNDEKAGEADATVEKKEDEAAAPAEEQEPEPVVKTLEDYYKEKPKFEALKPREVKAEKPEGMVVAKKTDEDYVAASGGKKERTRERKQKQFVEIENRYVEPERTGGRGGRGGARDGAPRGGARGGRGDGPRGGARGRGGPRGGAAPRGAPRGGASQAAPVSINDENAFPSLGGN, from the exons ATGTCGGTCGCCTCTAAG AACCTTTTCGCCATTCTCG GCAATGACGAGGAGCCTCCtatccctcctcccgtcaAGACTGTTGAAAAGACATCGACACACACTGCCAAGCGCAACACCGATGGCGTAGCTCCCTCCAAGGGCCCTGCCCCCGCTGGTGGCAACCGCCGCAACGCCGCTACTGGCAACGAGGCTG CTTTCCGGGACCGTAACGCCGGCCGCGATTCCAACCGCGGTAAGCCCACCGATGAGGTCCGTGGCGGACGTCGTGGTGGCTTCCGTGGCAAGCGCCCCGAGGGTGATCGTCACCCCCACAAGGCCGCTCCTCA TGGTGGCTCCGCTAAGACCGCTGAGCAGGCTTGgggcggtgaggatggtgagaaGGCCCTCAACGACGAGAAGGCTGGCGAGGCCGATGCCAccgtcgagaagaaggaggatgaggccgCTGCCCCCgctgaggagcaggagccCGAGCCCGTCGTGAAGACCCTCGAGGACTACTACAAGGAGAAGCCCAAGTTCGAGGCTCTCAAGCCCCGTGAggtcaaggccgagaagcccGAGGGCATGGTCGTCGCCAAGAAGACCGACGAGGACTACGTCGCCGCCAGCGGTGGCAAGAAGGAGCGCACTCGTGAGCGCAAGCAGAAGCAGTTCGTCGAGATTGAGAACCGCTATGTCGAACCCGAGCGCACCGGTGGCCGtggcggccgtggtggtgcccGTGATGGCGCTCCCCGTGGCGGTGCTCGCGGTGGTCGTGGTGATGGTCCCCGTGGTGGTGCccgtggccgtggtggcccCCGTGGCGGCGCTGCTCCCCGCGGTGCTCCTCGTGGCGGTGCCTCTCAGGCTGCTCCCGTTTCCATTAACGATGAGAACGCTTTCCCCAGCCTCGGCGGCAACTAA
- a CDS encoding uncharacterized protein (EggNog:ENOG503NW89; COG:S), giving the protein MTLSTIPQRILQRLPFSSSTTPLQALTYLLGISLFSISFLVFLNSSLSFVITDLIGVKEGVGDIVGTLGFVDELVALVACPIWGLVSDRAGVRYVAVAGYAVIGLALFLFVQARNVYPQLLLARIFFAVGATAAATMVTAILPSLTDETGPVAENVRKPSTRGRARTSVALSVDSEVTITPETFRNTSSNYASSTEDTAVEGDEGKKQGKPSALAGFVGLFTGCGALVALSLFLPLPARFGKIEGVTTGLAVQYSYYTVGVVSFLVAIFVFFGLRKIKGEEGKGWRMLFGLRGSTPQGAASAHPRSKAIPYHHLLRDSILLALGDSDICLGYLGGFVARASTVAISLFIPLYINAFFMRHGYCQGSPNDPSPELKKECRQAYILSAILTGVAQLMGLICAPLFGYLSHKPHHRVNWPIVIATLFGIIGYMIFPSLASPEFKDVDSRGGKPVVFLLVALMGISQIGAIVCSLGSLGKGVLKTDIVNVLAVPGSDGGETLIESADWEGDTAPLLENEDVVPEDTVSRVRLKGVGGGGLGGWLFDAWWEGAPFYLMGGFNALLLVAAVGVDVGRGWKRRRSRRVMLD; this is encoded by the exons atgACGCTCAGCACAATACCCCAGCGCATCCTCCAGCGCCTgcccttctcgagctcgACGACGCCGCTGCAGGCACTGACGTACCTCCTCGGGATATCCCTCTTCAGCATCTcgttcctcgtcttcctcaacagcagcttGTCCTTTGTGATTACCGATTTGATAGGCGTGAAGGAAGGAGTGGGGGATATCGTAGGGACGTTGGGGTTTGTCGATGAGCTCGTCGCGCTGGTGGCTTGCCcgatttgggggttggtgtcggATAGAGCTGGTGTGAGATATGTAGCTGTTGCTGGGTATGCTGTCATTGGTCTTGCGCTGTTCCTGTTTGTGCAGGCGCGCAATGTGTATCCtcagttgttgttggcgaggataTTCTTTGCTGTCGGGGCGACGGCTGC GGCTACCATGGTTACTGCTATTCTTCCCTCCTTGACCGATGAGACTGGTCCCGTGGCTGAGAATGTGCGCAAACCCTCCACAAGAGGGAGAGCGAGAACAAGCGTTGCGTTGTCTGTCGATTCGGAAGTGACTATCACTCCTGAGACGTTTCGCAATACCAGCTCCAACTATGCCTCCTCGACAGAAGACACCGCGGTGGAAGGAGACGAGGGAAAGAAACAAGGAAAGCCATCAGCGCTCGCCGGCTTCGTTGGGCTGTTCACCGGCTGCGGTGCCCTGGTAGCCCTCAGTTTgttcctcccactccccgcTCGGTTTGGCAAAATCGAGGgcgtcaccaccggcctGGCCGTCCAATATAGCTACTATACCGTTGGCGTGGTCTCCTTTCTGGTCGCCATCTTTGTCTTCTTTGGTCTGCGCAAGATcaaaggtgaagaaggcaagGGCTGGCGAATGTTGTTTGGTCTCCGGGGCTCAACCCCCCAAGGCGCTGCCTCAGCCCACCCCCGAAGC aaaGCAATcccctaccaccacctcctcagagactccatcctcctcgccctcggcgaCAGCGACATATGCCTAGGCTACCTAGGCGGCTTCGTCGCCCGCGCCTCCACCGTCGCCATATccctcttcatccccctctACATCAACGCCTTCTTCATGCGCCACGGCTACTGCCAGGGCTCCCCCAACGATCCCTCCCCGGAACTGAAAAAAGAGTGCCGCCAGGCGTACATCCTCTCTGCCATCCTAACCGGAGTCGCCCAGCTGATGGGTTTGATTTGCGCCCCTCTCTTTGGGTATCTCAGTCATAAACCCCACCATAGGGTCAACTGGCCTATTGTCATTGCTACCTTGTTCGGTATAATAGGGTACATGATCTTCCCGTCTCTTGCGAGCCCGGAGTTTAAAGATGTCGACTCCCGCGGTGGGAAACCGGTTGTTTTTCTGCTTGTGGCCCTGATGGGAATAAGCCAGATTGGCGCGATTGTTTGTTCGCTTGGCTcgttggggaagggggtgttgaagacGGATATTGTTAATGTTTTGGCTGTGCCGGGGagtgatgggggggagacGCTTATCGAAAGTGCCgattgggagggggacaCGGCGCCGCTTTTGGAAAATGAGGATGTCGTGCCGGAGGATACGGTGTCGAGGGTTAGGCTGAAGGGGGTCGGTGGCGGGGGT ctgggggggtggttgtttgatgcttggtgggagggggcgCCGTTTTATCTGATGGGGGGGTTTAAtgctttgttgttggtggcggcggtgggggttgatgttgggagggggtggaagaggaggaggagtagaaGGGTCATGTTGGATTAG